A window from Pedobacter africanus encodes these proteins:
- a CDS encoding amino acid permease — translation MLEKLFRKKSIDKILADAEKGYGEHSTALHKTLGVRDLTAFGIAAIIGAGIFSTIGKASADGGPAVIFLFIFTAVACSFAAFAYAEFASMVPVSGSAYTYSYVAFGELVAWIIGWSLIMEYAIGNITVAISWSDYFTGLLSSIQIPALNIKGIHLPDWMTMDYLTAYNGHKHAEALISAGKNFADLDDATRLANNAWSTAPRIGSFHLVADLPALAIIIFITWLVYRGMKESRNASNAMVVVKLAVILLVLSVGIFYVDTSNWNPFAPNGVSGVLKGVSAVFFAYIGFDAISTTAEECRHPQRDLPRGMMWAIVICTILYVAIALVLTGIVNYKLLAVGDPLAFVFDQIDLKLMSGIIAVSAVFAMASVLLVFQMGQPRIWMSMSRDGLLPKSFSKIHPKYKTPSFATVVVGFVVAVPSLFMNLTIVTDLCSIGTLFAFVLVCAGVLVLQNKPEVKRGKFKIPYVNSKYIVPLLFIGMLVMGFTLYKKETTAFLFNQPVINGTVKIITSLNEAERRLIKEEIKAEQAKINLIGHNIDAEAYLNKLNEQEYQNFIDKSAISPEKKYETGWNLFRHKIPMWIFLLISVGITWFCVTKNLSLIPVLGLISCLYMMCELGISNWIGFGIWLVVGLVVYFLYGYKNSKLNVKEN, via the coding sequence ATGCTTGAAAAACTGTTCAGGAAAAAGTCTATTGACAAAATATTGGCCGATGCCGAAAAAGGATACGGTGAGCATTCGACCGCTCTTCACAAAACACTTGGTGTAAGGGACCTCACCGCATTTGGTATTGCAGCCATTATTGGAGCAGGGATTTTCAGTACCATTGGAAAAGCCAGTGCCGATGGTGGCCCTGCAGTGATATTCCTGTTTATATTTACGGCTGTTGCCTGTAGTTTTGCAGCCTTTGCCTATGCAGAATTTGCTTCTATGGTCCCGGTTTCCGGAAGCGCTTACACCTATTCATACGTAGCCTTTGGCGAACTGGTAGCCTGGATCATCGGCTGGTCGCTCATCATGGAATATGCCATTGGAAATATCACAGTTGCCATATCCTGGTCCGATTATTTTACCGGGCTCCTCTCCTCCATACAGATTCCTGCGCTGAATATAAAAGGGATCCATTTACCCGATTGGATGACGATGGATTATCTGACCGCTTATAATGGTCATAAACATGCTGAAGCACTGATCAGTGCGGGAAAAAACTTTGCTGACCTAGATGATGCTACCAGGTTAGCAAACAACGCCTGGTCAACCGCCCCCAGAATTGGCAGCTTTCATCTGGTAGCAGATTTACCTGCCCTGGCTATCATTATATTCATCACCTGGCTTGTTTACCGGGGCATGAAAGAATCCAGGAATGCCAGCAACGCAATGGTGGTTGTAAAACTTGCCGTTATTTTACTGGTGCTTTCCGTAGGTATTTTTTATGTAGATACCAGCAACTGGAATCCATTTGCACCCAATGGTGTATCGGGGGTATTAAAGGGTGTGTCAGCTGTATTTTTTGCCTACATCGGCTTTGATGCCATTTCAACTACGGCCGAAGAATGTAGACATCCTCAACGCGACCTGCCCAGGGGAATGATGTGGGCCATAGTTATCTGTACAATATTGTATGTAGCCATTGCCCTGGTGCTTACGGGCATAGTCAATTACAAACTACTTGCAGTAGGGGATCCGCTTGCCTTTGTATTTGATCAGATAGACTTGAAACTGATGAGCGGGATTATAGCGGTAAGCGCCGTATTTGCTATGGCAAGCGTACTACTGGTATTCCAGATGGGACAGCCAAGAATTTGGATGAGCATGAGCCGTGATGGCCTGCTGCCCAAATCGTTCTCTAAAATACATCCAAAATATAAAACCCCTTCTTTTGCAACTGTAGTAGTCGGATTTGTAGTTGCCGTACCATCTTTGTTTATGAACCTGACCATAGTGACCGACCTCTGTTCAATTGGTACGCTGTTCGCCTTTGTGTTGGTTTGTGCAGGCGTATTGGTTTTACAGAATAAACCTGAGGTAAAAAGGGGGAAGTTCAAAATTCCTTATGTCAATTCAAAATACATCGTACCATTGTTGTTTATCGGCATGCTGGTTATGGGATTTACGCTTTATAAAAAGGAAACTACAGCTTTTCTATTTAACCAACCTGTAATCAATGGTACAGTAAAAATCATCACTTCTTTAAACGAGGCAGAAAGACGGCTTATTAAAGAAGAGATTAAAGCGGAACAGGCAAAAATAAATCTGATTGGCCATAATATAGATGCGGAAGCGTACCTGAATAAACTGAACGAACAGGAGTATCAAAACTTTATTGATAAATCTGCAATCAGCCCCGAAAAGAAATATGAAACCGGCTGGAACCTTTTCAGGCATAAAATTCCAATGTGGATATTTTTACTGATCAGTGTGGGCATTACCTGGTTTTGTGTCACCAAAAACCTGTCGCTTATTCCGGTATTGGGGCTGATCAGTTGCCTGTACATGATGTGTGAACTGGGTATTTCTAACTGGATTGGCTTCGGAATCTGGCTTGTGGTCGGCTTGGTAGTATATTTTTTATACGGCTACAAAAACAGCAAGTTGAACGTGAAAGAAAATTAG
- a CDS encoding glycosyl transferase encodes MRHTAPIALFVYNRLQHTQQVVTALKENHLSQDSELYIFADAARHAEAASEVAIVRKYLNSIAGFKAVHICLRETNLGVDENIMQGVTEVISKHGKAIVIEDDLVTSPWFLKYMNDALDFYECKDDVASIHGYLLPIQQKMESAFFLKGADCWGWATWKRAWDLFERDGSSLLEQLEKRGLQKEFDFNNTYPYFNALKQQAIGNTKEWDIRWHASMFLAGKLTLYPAQSLVKNIGHDASGVHCGTSTVFDVELSQSPIAVEVPIVHNEAAFQAFSLFLKYLSSITFPQKSWLSRSFRNVRDLGAKLLAR; translated from the coding sequence ATGCGGCATACTGCGCCAATTGCCTTGTTTGTATACAATCGCCTGCAGCATACACAGCAGGTAGTCACGGCATTAAAAGAAAACCACTTGTCGCAGGATAGCGAGCTATATATCTTCGCAGATGCAGCAAGGCATGCCGAAGCCGCTTCTGAAGTTGCAATTGTCAGAAAGTACCTGAATTCCATTGCCGGTTTTAAAGCGGTTCATATCTGCCTTCGTGAAACCAACCTAGGTGTAGATGAGAACATCATGCAAGGCGTAACCGAAGTGATCAGTAAACATGGCAAGGCCATTGTTATTGAAGATGACCTGGTTACTTCGCCCTGGTTTTTGAAGTACATGAATGACGCACTCGACTTTTATGAATGCAAAGACGATGTGGCATCCATACATGGCTACCTGTTGCCCATTCAGCAAAAAATGGAATCCGCTTTTTTCCTCAAAGGGGCCGACTGCTGGGGATGGGCCACATGGAAAAGGGCTTGGGATCTGTTTGAAAGGGATGGATCGAGCTTATTGGAGCAACTCGAAAAGCGGGGTCTTCAAAAGGAATTCGATTTTAATAACACTTACCCCTACTTCAACGCCTTAAAACAGCAGGCCATAGGGAATACAAAAGAGTGGGACATCAGGTGGCACGCCAGTATGTTCCTTGCAGGAAAACTGACACTCTACCCTGCTCAGTCCCTGGTAAAAAATATCGGTCATGATGCCAGTGGTGTACATTGTGGCACCAGTACTGTCTTTGATGTAGAACTGTCCCAATCCCCAATTGCTGTCGAAGTTCCCATTGTACACAATGAGGCAGCGTTCCAGGCCTTTTCGCTTTTCCTGAAATACCTGTCTTCTATAACTTTTCCGCAAAAAAGCTGGCTCTCCAGGTCTTTCCGGAATGTTAGAGATTTAGGGGCAAAACTTCTGGCCCGTTAA
- a CDS encoding DUF4625 domain-containing protein: protein MKHYKTIFLALSSAALLFGCSKDEATVDTAYPTIDLSVGDAFPKQCSILQRGEKYIFKAYLNDNVQLGALSVDIHHNFDQHTHSTEVNNCGLDPVKKPVKPFLLIQSFPIPTGLKTYQTNAEITVPADVDPGDYHFMIRLTDKEGWQTIKGLSIKIR, encoded by the coding sequence ATGAAACATTATAAAACGATATTTTTAGCTTTAAGCAGTGCAGCTTTACTTTTTGGCTGCAGCAAGGATGAAGCTACTGTTGATACCGCATACCCAACGATAGATTTATCGGTTGGAGATGCATTTCCTAAGCAATGCAGCATATTGCAGCGCGGGGAAAAATACATATTTAAAGCATATCTTAATGACAATGTGCAGCTGGGCGCCCTAAGTGTGGATATTCATCACAATTTCGATCAGCACACGCACAGTACCGAGGTTAATAACTGTGGTTTAGATCCTGTAAAAAAGCCTGTAAAGCCATTTTTGCTCATTCAAAGTTTTCCAATTCCTACCGGACTAAAAACCTATCAGACCAATGCGGAAATAACGGTACCAGCAGATGTTGATCCTGGTGATTATCATTTTATGATCAGGTTAACCGATAAAGAGGGCTGGCAAACCATTAAAGGGCTGAGTATAAAGATTCGCTAA
- a CDS encoding DUF4625 domain-containing protein → MKTFKTILAFLLFAGTFTSCKKDKPVEPVKAMPAATNIEIGSGNKQALRGRDFHFNADVTAAGRIKDVQVKILQKSGVQYSTVWKFELNWAEYSGIKNTNVHKHFTIPLEAPEGKYDFYFIVLDENGTKLEIKEDLDIIDPANLPVDPKIGRDIISRNGTMIYYMGTWVEELTFKRGDELKANVQVRETKGDGVLYSVLIKRTANHFPETVDHLDLSKAIVITKVEHKNLPAASKISSLKKINDVWGGQDIVIGTDKDNNEPAANFISGINAWETGNYNWVVLYKNTTYNVNVYKTIPITINY, encoded by the coding sequence ATGAAAACATTTAAAACTATACTGGCATTTTTATTATTTGCCGGCACATTTACATCCTGTAAGAAAGATAAACCAGTTGAACCGGTAAAAGCCATGCCTGCCGCTACAAACATAGAGATTGGCTCAGGTAACAAGCAGGCACTTAGAGGAAGGGATTTTCATTTTAATGCAGATGTGACAGCTGCTGGCAGGATAAAAGATGTTCAGGTAAAGATATTGCAGAAAAGCGGAGTACAGTATAGCACTGTCTGGAAATTTGAACTGAACTGGGCAGAATACAGCGGCATAAAAAATACGAATGTGCACAAGCATTTTACCATTCCTTTAGAAGCTCCCGAAGGCAAATATGATTTCTACTTTATTGTTCTGGACGAAAACGGTACGAAACTTGAAATTAAAGAGGATCTGGACATTATTGATCCGGCAAACCTACCTGTAGACCCTAAAATTGGGCGCGATATCATTTCACGTAATGGAACTATGATTTATTACATGGGAACATGGGTTGAAGAGCTGACCTTTAAAAGAGGAGATGAATTAAAGGCAAATGTACAGGTTCGTGAAACCAAAGGAGATGGGGTCCTTTATTCTGTACTGATCAAAAGAACAGCCAATCATTTTCCGGAGACAGTTGACCATCTGGATTTGAGCAAAGCCATTGTCATTACTAAGGTGGAGCATAAAAATCTGCCTGCGGCATCAAAAATATCATCATTAAAAAAGATAAATGATGTATGGGGAGGCCAGGATATTGTCATTGGGACCGACAAAGACAATAATGAACCCGCTGCAAACTTTATAAGTGGCATTAACGCATGGGAAACAGGTAACTACAACTGGGTGGTATTGTATAAAAATACCACCTATAACGTAAATGTCTACAAAACCATTCCGATAACCATTAATTACTAA